The region GGCGCGCATGCGCCAGATGCTCGCGCTCGGCCTGCCGATCTCGGGCACGCTGATCGCCGAGGGCGGGCTGTTCAGCGGTGCGGCCTTCCTGATGGGGCTGGTCGGCGAAGCGCAACTCGCAGCCCATACGGTGGCCCTGCAGATCGCGGCGATCGCTTTCCAGGTGCCGTTCGGTATCGGCCAGGCCGCGATGATCCGGGTGGGCTACCACTATGGCGGTGCACGCCGCCAGGGCATCGCCGATGCGGGGACCGCCGCGATCGCGATCTGCCTCGCTTTCGCGGCGATCTCGGCCGCCTTCATCCTGCTCTTCCCGCGCTTCGTGCTCTCGGCCTACGTCGACGTCTCGGACCCGGCCAACGCGGTCATGGTCGAGCTGGCGGTGAGCTACCTGTTCATTGCCGCCGTGTTCCAGTTCTCCGATGCGCTACAGGCCGTGGCGGCAGGCGTGCTGCGCGGTATCCAGGATACCCGTGTGCCTATGGCGATCGCGGTTGTCGGCTACTGGCTTGCGGGTTTCGCGACCTCGGCGGTGCTGGGCCTCTATACCCACCTCGAGGGCGTCGGGGTCTGGCTCGGCCTTGCTGTGGGCCTGACCGTCGCGGCGGTGCCGCTGCTGGTGCGCTGGTACGCGCGCGAGCGCTTCGGCCTCCTGCGCGTGCTTGATACGACCCCTGCCAGATCGCCTCGACGGATATCCGCCCCGGCCTGAAAAATTTTGTCGGGCGCGTTCTTGACGCCCCATGGCAGCGGGACCATATCCGCCGCGCTGGCACTCTCCAGACCAGAGTGCCAACACGTATTTTTGCCTGTTCATATGACCAAGGGAGACTCCCATGACTTTCCGCCCGCTGCACGACCGTGTTCTCGTGCGCCGCGTCGAGGCCGAGGAAAAGACGGCCGGTGGCATCATCATTCCTGACAGCGCCAAGGAAAAGCCCGCTGAAGGCGAAATCGTCGCCGTCGGCAACGGCGCCGTGGTCGACGGCAAGGTCGTCGCTCTCGACGTCAAGGTCGGCGAGCGCGTCCTGTTCGGCAAGTGGTCGGGCACCGAGGTCAAGGTCGACGGTGAAGACCTGCTGATCATGAAGGAAAGCGACATCCTGGGCGTGATCGGCTGATCACCCGTCTTCCGGCGCAGGCCGGAAATCTGTCGTTCGACTGAAACTCGATAGGGCCGCTCGGTCGGCCCGCGCTCCCGGCTCTGGCCGGGGCGACGAAGAGAAAAAGGAATTCTATTATGGCAGCCAAGGACGTAAAGTTCTCGCGCGACGCTCGTGAGCGCATTCTCGCCGGTGTCGACACCCTCGCCAATGCCGTCAAGGTGACGCTGGGCCCCAAGGGCCGCAACGTCGTCATCGAGAAGAGCTTCGGCGCGCCCCGCATCACCAAGGACGGTGTTTCGGTCGCCAAGGAAATCGAACTCAAGGACAAGTTCGAGAACATGGGCGCCCAGATGATCCGCGAAGTGGCCTCGAAGGCCAACGACGCGGCTGGCGACGGCACCACCACCGCCACCGTTCTTGCCCAGGCGATCGTTCGCGAAGGCATGAAGTCGGTTGCGGCCGGCATGAACCCGATGGACCTCAAGCGCGGTATCGATCTCGCGGTCGGCAAGGTCGTCGAGAACCTCAAGGGCCGTTCGAAGGAAGTCGCCGGCACCTCCGAGATCGCCCAGGTCGGCGTGATCTCGGCCAATGGCGACCGTGAAGTCGGCGAGAAGATCGCCGAGGCCATGGAAAAGGTCGGCAAGGAAGGCGTGATCACCGTGGAAGAGGCCAAGGGCCTCGAATTCGAACTCGATGTCGTCGAAGGCATGCAGTTCGACCGCGGCTACCTCTCGCCCTACTTCGTCACCAACCCCGAGAAGATGACCGTCGAGCTCGACAACCCCTACATTCTCATCCACGAGAAGAAGCTGTCGAACCTGCAGTCGATCCTGCCGATCCTCGAAGCCGTTGTTCAGTCGGGCCGTCCGCTCCTGATCATCGCCGAGGACATCGAGGGTGAGGCTCTGGCCACGCTCGTCGTCAACAAGCTGCGCGGCGGCCTCAAGGTCGCAGCCGTCAAGGCTCCGGGCTTCGGCGACCGCCGCAAGGCCATGCTCGGCGACATCGCGACGCTGACCGCTGGCGAGATGGTCTCGGAAGACCTCGGCATCAAGCTCGAGAACGTCACCCTGCCGATGCTCGGCGAGGCCAAGACCGTCACCATCGACAAGGACAACACCACCATCGTCGACGGCGCTGGCGCTGCCGAGGAAATCAAGGCCCGCGT is a window of Novosphingobium aureum DNA encoding:
- a CDS encoding co-chaperone GroES, which codes for MTFRPLHDRVLVRRVEAEEKTAGGIIIPDSAKEKPAEGEIVAVGNGAVVDGKVVALDVKVGERVLFGKWSGTEVKVDGEDLLIMKESDILGVIG
- the groL gene encoding chaperonin GroEL (60 kDa chaperone family; promotes refolding of misfolded polypeptides especially under stressful conditions; forms two stacked rings of heptamers to form a barrel-shaped 14mer; ends can be capped by GroES; misfolded proteins enter the barrel where they are refolded when GroES binds) produces the protein MAAKDVKFSRDARERILAGVDTLANAVKVTLGPKGRNVVIEKSFGAPRITKDGVSVAKEIELKDKFENMGAQMIREVASKANDAAGDGTTTATVLAQAIVREGMKSVAAGMNPMDLKRGIDLAVGKVVENLKGRSKEVAGTSEIAQVGVISANGDREVGEKIAEAMEKVGKEGVITVEEAKGLEFELDVVEGMQFDRGYLSPYFVTNPEKMTVELDNPYILIHEKKLSNLQSILPILEAVVQSGRPLLIIAEDIEGEALATLVVNKLRGGLKVAAVKAPGFGDRRKAMLGDIATLTAGEMVSEDLGIKLENVTLPMLGEAKTVTIDKDNTTIVDGAGAAEEIKARVEQIRAQIEVTTSDYDREKLQERLAKLAGGVAVIKVGGASEVEVKERKDRVDDALHATRAAVEEGIVPGGGTALLYATKALEGLKGENDDQTRGVDIVRQSILAPARQIAQNAGFDGAVVTGNLLREDDETQGFNAATDVYENLVAAGVIDPTKVVRTALQDAASVAGLLITTEAAICDAPEDKPAGGGMPDMGGMGGMGGMGGMGGF